From one Halosimplex rubrum genomic stretch:
- a CDS encoding HIT family protein, whose amino-acid sequence MDQVFAPWRIEWVEREGGNDDVDGCVFCAFADGDLAEDRDRRVVARSARSFVLLNNYPYNPGHVMVIPHAHTGDYRDLDDEALLDHARLKQRTFDALDDGIGPDAYNAGLNLGGGAAGGSIDDHLHTHVVPRWEGDTNFMPVVSDTQVIVEAVDETYDRLRDAFAQQEGATVDGEDEAVVFAE is encoded by the coding sequence ATGGACCAGGTCTTCGCCCCGTGGCGCATCGAGTGGGTCGAACGTGAGGGCGGCAACGACGATGTCGACGGCTGCGTCTTCTGCGCCTTCGCCGACGGCGACCTCGCCGAGGACCGCGACCGGCGGGTCGTCGCCCGCTCGGCCCGTTCGTTCGTCCTCCTGAACAACTACCCGTACAACCCCGGTCACGTCATGGTGATCCCCCACGCCCACACCGGCGACTACCGCGACCTGGACGACGAGGCTCTGCTCGACCACGCCCGGCTGAAACAGCGGACCTTCGACGCGCTGGACGACGGGATCGGCCCCGACGCCTACAACGCGGGGCTCAACCTCGGCGGCGGCGCCGCCGGCGGATCTATCGACGACCACCTCCACACCCACGTCGTCCCGCGCTGGGAAGGCGATACCAACTTCATGCCGGTCGTCTCGGACACCCAGGTCATCGTCGAGGCCGTCGACGAGACCTACGACCGGCTCCGCGACGCCTTCGCCCAGCAGGAGGGCGCGACCGTCGACGGCGAGGACGAGGCGGTCGTCTTCGCGGAGTGA
- a CDS encoding nucleoside phosphorylase: MAKQPHLLVEEGDVHDIALIPGDPGRVERIAGHCENVEPVAENREYKLVNATYEGRDLTICSTGIGCPSATIAVEELANVGVDTFVRVGTTGALQSDIEIGDMVVATGAAKDEGTTKRYEKVEYPAVADYDTLDTLVRSAEQRGEDVHVGAIATDDAFYAETDEYVEDWEAAGLLAVEMEAAAVFTLARRKGLAAGAICTVDGNLVEGTQKGETDDEELPEKAKNNVERAIEISLEAATRL; this comes from the coding sequence ATGGCGAAACAGCCGCATCTGCTGGTCGAGGAGGGCGACGTACACGACATCGCGCTGATCCCCGGCGACCCCGGGCGCGTCGAGCGCATCGCCGGCCACTGCGAGAACGTCGAACCCGTGGCCGAGAACCGCGAGTACAAGCTGGTCAACGCGACCTACGAGGGCCGGGACCTGACGATCTGCTCGACGGGGATCGGCTGTCCCTCCGCGACGATCGCCGTCGAGGAGCTCGCGAACGTCGGCGTCGACACCTTCGTTCGCGTCGGCACGACGGGGGCGCTGCAGTCGGACATCGAGATCGGCGACATGGTCGTCGCGACGGGCGCGGCCAAAGACGAGGGGACGACCAAGCGCTACGAGAAGGTGGAGTACCCCGCGGTCGCCGACTACGACACGCTGGACACGCTCGTCCGCAGCGCGGAACAGCGCGGCGAGGACGTCCACGTCGGCGCCATCGCGACGGACGACGCCTTCTACGCCGAGACCGACGAGTACGTCGAGGACTGGGAGGCCGCGGGCCTGCTGGCCGTCGAGATGGAGGCCGCCGCCGTCTTCACGCTCGCCCGGCGGAAGGGGCTGGCCGCCGGCGCCATCTGCACCGTCGACGGCAACCTCGTCGAGGGCACCCAGAAGGGTGAGACCGACGACGAGGAACTCCCCGAGAAGGCGAAGAACAACGTCGAGCGAGCGATCGAGATCTCCCTGGAAGCGGCGACGCGACTCTGA
- a CDS encoding cation diffusion facilitator family transporter, with amino-acid sequence MTDDRPRVLRRVGILLLVANVALAALKGGAWVTTGSLAVQSEAVNSASDAVYSLVTVAGLYLTTRPPDFEHPHGHERIEPFVGLFVALGIFVAGGTVLYQSATALLSGDVTVSRGPTAIAVLAVAAVAKFALYRYVLAAADRHNSPALTATAVDNRNDILTAGAAIVGVLGAGAGYPILDPLAAMVVAVGIVYTGIEVVRDNLGYLLGRAPPEDLRREIIRRALEHPDVEGAHDAIAHYVGPEIDVSLHIEVEGERTLYEAHDIESAVVDSIRELPEVDDVFVHVDPRELDEWKADEEIDQLAGEGETRTE; translated from the coding sequence ATGACAGACGACCGGCCGCGCGTGCTCCGACGTGTGGGAATCTTGCTCCTCGTGGCGAACGTCGCCCTCGCGGCGCTGAAAGGCGGCGCCTGGGTCACCACGGGGAGCCTCGCGGTCCAGTCCGAGGCGGTCAACAGCGCCTCGGACGCGGTCTACTCGCTGGTCACCGTCGCCGGCCTCTACCTGACGACGCGCCCGCCCGATTTCGAACACCCCCACGGCCACGAGCGCATCGAGCCGTTCGTCGGCCTGTTCGTCGCGCTCGGTATCTTCGTCGCCGGCGGCACGGTCCTCTACCAGTCGGCGACCGCGCTGCTGTCGGGCGACGTGACGGTCTCGCGGGGGCCGACCGCGATCGCCGTCCTCGCCGTCGCCGCCGTCGCGAAGTTCGCCCTCTACCGCTACGTGCTCGCGGCGGCCGACCGGCACAACTCGCCGGCGCTGACCGCGACCGCCGTCGACAACCGCAACGACATCCTCACCGCGGGCGCGGCCATCGTCGGCGTCCTCGGCGCCGGCGCCGGCTACCCGATCCTCGACCCGCTGGCCGCGATGGTCGTCGCCGTCGGCATCGTCTACACGGGGATCGAGGTCGTCCGCGACAACCTCGGCTACCTCCTCGGGCGCGCGCCGCCGGAGGATCTGCGCCGGGAGATCATCCGGCGGGCGCTCGAACATCCCGACGTGGAGGGCGCCCACGACGCCATCGCCCACTACGTCGGCCCGGAGATCGACGTGTCGCTGCACATCGAGGTCGAGGGCGAGCGCACGCTGTACGAGGCTCACGACATCGAGTCGGCCGTGGTCGACTCGATCCGCGAGCTCCCGGAGGTCGACGACGTGTTCGTCCACGTCGACCCGCGCGAACTCGACGAGTGGAAGGCCGACGAGGAGATCGACCAGCTGGCGGGCGAGGGCGAGACGCGAACGGAGTGA
- a CDS encoding alpha/beta hydrolase has protein sequence MADVTVHRDVVFHRPPDRESPLELDVYEPADGGADRPAVVAYHGGAWIEGEKGQLEALERALAERGYVCFDANYRLSGEATFPTPVEDAAAAVRYAEEHAEEYGIDPDRVATTGHSAGAHLAALVAAAGGGFDPADAAVSSTVAAAAPISGVYDLRDRTSETANDIERQFLGGGPDEVPERYERVSPAAHVDESTPPTLVLHGDDDDLLPADGAREYARTLAAAGRRVELGILPGGGHGIVVDPEDWQARGIETVADFLDRRL, from the coding sequence ATGGCCGACGTGACCGTCCACCGCGACGTTGTCTTCCACCGTCCGCCCGACCGCGAGTCGCCGCTGGAACTCGATGTCTACGAACCCGCGGACGGCGGCGCGGACCGCCCGGCCGTCGTCGCCTACCACGGCGGCGCCTGGATCGAGGGCGAGAAGGGGCAACTCGAAGCGCTCGAACGCGCCCTCGCCGAGCGGGGCTACGTCTGCTTCGACGCGAACTACCGCCTGAGCGGCGAGGCGACGTTCCCGACGCCCGTCGAGGACGCGGCTGCGGCCGTCCGCTACGCGGAGGAACACGCCGAGGAGTACGGGATCGATCCCGACCGGGTGGCGACGACGGGCCACTCGGCGGGCGCGCACCTCGCGGCGCTGGTCGCCGCCGCCGGCGGCGGGTTCGACCCCGCGGACGCGGCCGTCTCCTCGACGGTAGCGGCGGCCGCGCCGATCAGCGGGGTCTACGACCTCCGCGACCGCACCTCGGAGACGGCCAACGATATCGAACGGCAGTTCCTCGGCGGCGGTCCCGACGAGGTGCCCGAGCGCTACGAGCGCGTGTCGCCGGCGGCTCACGTCGACGAATCGACGCCGCCGACGCTCGTCCTGCACGGCGACGACGACGACCTGCTGCCCGCCGACGGCGCCCGCGAGTACGCGCGGACGCTCGCCGCGGCGGGGCGGCGGGTCGAACTCGGCATCCTCCCCGGGGGCGGCCACGGCATCGTCGTCGACCCCGAGGACTGGCAAGCCCGCGGGATCGAGACGGTCGCCGACTTCCTCGACCGCCGCCTCTGA
- the deoC gene encoding deoxyribose-phosphate aldolase, with protein MTTDAADLTGRIEHTVLGPETTPDDVIAVLDAAIEYGLRACIPPCYLELADGYAPTVPLSTVVGFPHGQHTPATKVAEAEDAWEAGADELDVVINVGRLRADEDGAVTDEIEEVVAAVPVPVKVIVETPLLSDAEKRRAAACAAEADADYLKTATGFSDGGATVPDVELLSEYLPVKASGGIGSWSEMEAMLDAGAERIGASSGDAIARAFLDQHETAERSDVSGWDD; from the coding sequence ATGACCACGGACGCCGCGGACCTGACGGGTCGCATCGAACACACGGTCCTCGGGCCGGAGACGACGCCGGACGACGTGATCGCCGTGCTCGACGCCGCCATCGAGTACGGCCTGCGCGCCTGCATCCCGCCCTGTTACCTCGAACTCGCCGACGGCTACGCCCCGACCGTGCCGCTGTCGACCGTCGTGGGCTTCCCGCACGGCCAGCACACGCCCGCGACGAAGGTCGCCGAGGCCGAGGACGCCTGGGAGGCCGGCGCCGACGAACTCGACGTGGTGATCAACGTCGGCCGTCTGCGGGCCGACGAGGACGGCGCCGTGACCGACGAGATCGAGGAAGTCGTCGCCGCCGTCCCGGTCCCGGTGAAGGTGATCGTCGAGACGCCGCTGTTGTCCGACGCGGAGAAACGCCGCGCCGCCGCCTGCGCCGCCGAGGCCGACGCCGACTACCTCAAGACCGCGACCGGCTTCTCCGACGGCGGCGCGACGGTGCCGGACGTGGAGCTGTTGAGCGAGTACCTGCCCGTCAAGGCCTCCGGCGGGATCGGCTCGTGGAGCGAGATGGAAGCGATGCTCGACGCGGGCGCGGAGCGGATCGGCGCCTCCAGCGGCGACGCCATCGCCCGGGCGTTCCTCGACCAGCACGAGACCGCCGAGCGCTCGGACGTGAGCGGCTGGGACGACTAG
- a CDS encoding HPP family protein has protein sequence MRGPLGDRIYAAVARLRRLERRELRALRRWVERTSNLVHVSVLAFVPLLIAVVTLLFNSIEQLSFLLFPPLASGTYTLFADPEGKYASPTRFVAGLTAGALCGWAALGLASALGLGGGGAVAGVAVEGLTVGAFQAAVAVFLAGASTWALDIEEPSAYSTALLGLLVSPGDQLVFALSVLLASSVVALVFVVWRERFYDRRAQFLYESTGSDDHVLVPMRGDNPDATAMLGARLAAAHDAGKVVLLDVVDDGAVASAERDLLDEGRRADRRVADGESVSNGDRDGSSDGREDDGEGDSPGDRAEERAVAEAAAHLEDRASEIETRVGVPCEVVVAVGGRSRAATVLKTARETNCDLVAAAYEQRHGALTPYIYDLFRGDVDVVVHRSAAGRTRWKRVLVPVRRASDVAHSMLDFARRLVGRSGRISVCSCVSGGRERRRAEAMLADLVEAFDGGFETRVAVETIERYLADNADDFDLLFMGASTDRSTASRLISPPTFERIQDLDADVVIVDRS, from the coding sequence ATGCGCGGCCCGCTCGGCGACCGGATCTACGCGGCGGTCGCGCGGCTCCGGCGGCTCGAGCGGCGGGAGCTGCGGGCCCTCCGTCGCTGGGTCGAGCGGACGAGCAACCTCGTCCACGTCTCGGTCCTCGCGTTCGTCCCGCTGCTGATCGCGGTCGTGACGCTTCTGTTCAACAGCATCGAGCAGCTGTCCTTTCTGCTCTTTCCGCCGCTGGCGTCGGGCACCTACACGCTCTTTGCCGACCCGGAGGGGAAGTACGCCTCGCCGACGCGGTTCGTCGCCGGACTCACCGCCGGCGCGCTCTGTGGCTGGGCCGCGCTCGGTCTCGCGTCGGCGCTCGGCCTCGGCGGCGGCGGGGCCGTCGCGGGGGTCGCGGTCGAGGGCCTGACCGTCGGCGCGTTTCAGGCCGCGGTCGCGGTCTTCCTCGCCGGGGCGAGCACCTGGGCGCTGGACATCGAGGAGCCGTCGGCCTACTCGACGGCGCTGCTGGGGCTGCTGGTCAGCCCGGGCGACCAGCTGGTGTTCGCGCTGTCGGTCCTGCTGGCCAGCAGCGTCGTCGCGCTGGTGTTCGTCGTCTGGCGCGAGCGCTTCTACGACCGGCGCGCGCAGTTCCTCTACGAGTCGACGGGCAGCGACGACCACGTCCTCGTCCCGATGCGCGGGGACAACCCCGACGCCACGGCGATGCTCGGCGCCCGACTGGCCGCCGCCCACGACGCCGGGAAGGTCGTCCTGCTGGACGTGGTCGACGACGGGGCCGTCGCCAGCGCCGAGCGGGACCTCCTCGACGAGGGCCGGCGAGCCGACCGGCGCGTCGCCGACGGCGAGTCGGTCTCGAACGGTGACCGCGACGGGTCGTCCGACGGGCGAGAGGACGACGGCGAGGGCGACTCGCCCGGGGACCGCGCCGAGGAGCGAGCGGTCGCCGAGGCGGCGGCGCACCTCGAAGACCGCGCGAGCGAGATCGAGACGCGAGTCGGGGTACCCTGCGAGGTGGTCGTCGCCGTGGGGGGTCGCTCGCGGGCGGCCACCGTGCTCAAGACCGCCCGGGAGACGAACTGCGATCTGGTCGCGGCGGCCTACGAGCAGCGCCACGGCGCGCTCACGCCCTACATCTACGACCTGTTCCGCGGCGACGTCGACGTGGTCGTCCACCGCTCGGCGGCCGGGCGGACCCGCTGGAAGCGCGTGCTGGTGCCGGTCCGCCGGGCGAGCGACGTGGCTCACAGCATGCTCGACTTCGCTCGCCGGCTGGTCGGCCGGTCGGGTCGGATCAGCGTCTGTTCGTGCGTCTCGGGCGGGCGCGAGCGCCGGCGCGCCGAGGCGATGCTCGCCGACCTGGTCGAGGCGTTCGACGGCGGCTTCGAGACGCGCGTCGCCGTCGAGACCATCGAGCGCTACCTCGCCGACAACGCCGACGACTTCGACCTCCTCTTCATGGGCGCCAGCACCGACCGCTCGACGGCCTCGCGACTGATCTCCCCGCCCACCTTCGAGCGCATCCAGGACCTGGACGCCGACGTGGTGATCGTCGACCGGTCGTGA
- a CDS encoding tRNA (N(6)-L-threonylcarbamoyladenosine(37)-C(2))-methylthiotransferase encodes MARYHIETYGCTANRGESREIERSLRDGGHHPADGPEEADVAILNTCTVVEKTERNMLRRAEELDAETPADLVVTGCMALAQGEEFEAADLDAEVLHWDEVPEYVRNGECPTTTPDTEPVLDGVVGILPIARGCMSDCSYCITKHATGKIDSPSVEENLEKARALVHAGAREIRVTGQDTGVYGWDEGERKLHVLLDRICSEIEGEFRVRVGMANPKGVHGIREELAEVFAEHDELYNFLHAPVQSGSDDVLGDMRRQHQVSEYVEVVETFDEYLEEWTLSTDFIVGFPTETDRDFEQSMALLGETRPEKINVTRFSKRPGTDAADMKGLGGTVKKERSKAMSELKMDVMDDVYESMVGEVRSVLLTEDGTDDSLVGYDRAYRQVAVPDAQNQGVELGDTVDVEVTGHNTVYALGELA; translated from the coding sequence ATGGCCCGCTATCACATCGAGACCTACGGCTGCACGGCCAACCGGGGTGAGAGCCGCGAGATCGAGCGGTCGCTGCGCGACGGCGGCCACCACCCCGCCGACGGCCCCGAAGAGGCCGACGTGGCGATCCTCAACACCTGCACCGTGGTCGAGAAGACGGAGCGCAACATGCTCCGCCGGGCCGAGGAACTCGACGCCGAGACGCCCGCCGACCTGGTCGTCACGGGCTGTATGGCGCTGGCCCAGGGCGAGGAGTTCGAGGCCGCGGATCTCGACGCCGAGGTGCTCCACTGGGACGAGGTCCCCGAGTACGTCCGCAACGGCGAGTGCCCGACGACGACGCCCGACACCGAGCCCGTCCTCGACGGCGTGGTGGGCATCCTCCCCATCGCCCGCGGGTGCATGAGCGACTGCTCGTACTGTATCACCAAGCACGCGACCGGGAAGATCGACTCGCCTTCGGTCGAGGAGAACCTGGAGAAGGCCCGCGCCTTAGTCCACGCGGGCGCCAGGGAGATCCGCGTCACCGGCCAGGATACCGGCGTCTACGGCTGGGACGAGGGCGAGCGGAAGCTCCACGTCCTGCTCGACCGCATCTGCTCGGAGATAGAGGGGGAGTTCCGGGTGCGCGTCGGGATGGCCAACCCCAAGGGCGTCCACGGCATCCGCGAGGAACTGGCCGAAGTGTTCGCCGAGCACGACGAGCTGTACAACTTCCTGCACGCGCCGGTCCAGTCCGGTAGCGACGACGTGCTCGGCGACATGCGCCGCCAGCATCAGGTCAGCGAGTACGTCGAGGTCGTCGAGACCTTCGACGAGTACTTAGAGGAGTGGACGCTCTCGACGGACTTCATCGTCGGCTTCCCGACCGAGACCGACCGCGACTTCGAGCAGTCGATGGCCCTGTTGGGCGAGACCCGCCCGGAGAAGATCAACGTGACGCGGTTCTCCAAGCGGCCGGGCACCGATGCCGCCGACATGAAGGGCCTCGGCGGCACAGTGAAAAAGGAACGGTCGAAGGCGATGTCCGAGCTGAAGATGGACGTGATGGACGACGTCTACGAGTCGATGGTCGGCGAGGTGCGCTCGGTCCTGCTCACCGAGGACGGCACCGACGACTCGCTGGTGGGCTACGACCGCGCGTATCGACAGGTGGCGGTCCCCGACGCGCAGAACCAGGGGGTCGAACTGGGCGACACCGTCGACGTGGAAGTCACGGGGCACAACACCGTCTACGCGCTGGGCGAACTGGCGTAG
- a CDS encoding carotenoid oxygenase family protein: MSMEAGFELGFATLDDEVADRSLAVEGSLPDWLDGALVRNGPAAFEVGGERVAHWFDGLAMLHRFSFEGGADAVRYTNRALRSETYRRATATGEISGQFATGGGYLQRVRQLLFDDPTDNCNVHVARVGDSLVAMTEVPRFLNCDPETLETLGEFAFADALTGHINCAHVVPDPHRGETVGLLTAFGRPSEYTLYRLPDGSRSRERIATLPARDPAYVHSFALTERYAVLTEHPFVTNPASFLLPGSDSFVDNYDWEPERGTRFRVVDRDTGDVVATRVTDPWFVFHHVNAFEAEAGDPAADGSAGETDELVVDLVAYPDAGVVDGLYLSAAEDWFESGQDGQLRRFRIPLDRGRVTSESLYEGLELPRVARGDRTKPYRYAFAQGAAERDGNHVAKVDVRTGDARRWEQPGLFVEEPVFVRAPDAERPSDEGCVLVTALNATEGRTDLLVLDGETLDERARAPLPHAVPFGFHGRYFPEW; encoded by the coding sequence ATGTCGATGGAGGCCGGCTTCGAACTGGGGTTCGCGACGCTCGACGACGAGGTCGCCGACCGCTCGCTCGCCGTCGAGGGGTCGCTGCCGGACTGGCTCGACGGCGCGCTGGTCCGCAACGGCCCCGCCGCCTTCGAGGTCGGCGGCGAGCGCGTCGCTCACTGGTTCGACGGCCTCGCGATGCTCCACCGGTTTTCCTTCGAGGGCGGCGCCGACGCGGTCCGCTACACCAACCGCGCGCTGCGCTCGGAGACCTACCGCCGTGCGACGGCGACCGGCGAGATATCGGGGCAGTTCGCCACCGGCGGCGGCTACCTCCAGCGGGTCCGGCAGTTGCTCTTCGACGACCCGACCGACAACTGCAACGTCCACGTCGCCCGCGTCGGCGACTCGCTGGTCGCGATGACCGAGGTCCCGCGGTTTCTCAACTGCGACCCCGAGACCCTGGAGACGCTCGGCGAGTTCGCCTTCGCCGACGCGCTCACCGGGCATATCAACTGCGCGCACGTCGTCCCCGACCCCCACCGCGGGGAGACGGTCGGCCTCCTCACCGCCTTCGGTCGCCCCAGCGAGTACACGCTCTACCGGCTCCCCGACGGCTCGCGCTCCCGCGAGCGGATCGCGACGCTGCCGGCCAGGGACCCCGCGTACGTCCACAGCTTCGCGCTGACCGAGCGGTACGCCGTTCTCACGGAACACCCGTTCGTCACGAACCCCGCCTCCTTTCTCCTGCCCGGGTCGGACAGTTTCGTCGACAACTACGACTGGGAGCCCGAGCGCGGGACGCGGTTCCGGGTCGTCGACCGCGACACCGGCGACGTGGTCGCGACCCGCGTCACCGACCCCTGGTTCGTCTTCCACCACGTCAACGCCTTCGAGGCCGAGGCGGGGGACCCGGCGGCGGACGGATCGGCCGGCGAGACCGACGAGCTCGTCGTCGACCTGGTCGCCTACCCGGACGCCGGCGTGGTCGACGGGCTGTATCTCTCGGCGGCCGAGGACTGGTTCGAGAGCGGTCAGGACGGGCAGCTCCGGCGCTTCCGGATCCCCCTCGACCGGGGACGGGTCACGAGCGAGTCGCTGTACGAGGGCCTGGAACTCCCCCGGGTCGCCCGCGGCGACCGGACGAAACCCTACCGCTACGCCTTCGCGCAGGGCGCCGCCGAGCGCGACGGCAACCACGTCGCGAAGGTCGACGTGCGGACCGGTGACGCCCGTCGGTGGGAACAGCCGGGCCTGTTCGTCGAGGAGCCGGTGTTCGTCCGCGCGCCCGACGCCGAGCGGCCGAGCGACGAGGGGTGCGTGCTGGTGACCGCGCTGAACGCGACCGAGGGGCGGACCGACCTGCTGGTGCTCGACGGCGAGACGCTCGACGAGCGGGCGCGGGCGCCGCTACCCCACGCCGTCCCGTTCGGCTTCCACGGGCGATACTTCCCGGAGTGGTGA
- a CDS encoding universal stress protein: MGTIFVAYGGDGRESVLEFAAERARETGEELYVYHLRELVGESIDVRAEVETVLDEVAPGVAVEVAVETAEDDEAGPSTKARLAEVAAEPERDWTYVVMGDVEYGAVERFVLPSMTEAVLETRAVPVLLVPV; the protein is encoded by the coding sequence ATGGGCACGATATTCGTCGCCTACGGCGGTGACGGCCGCGAATCGGTACTCGAGTTCGCCGCCGAACGGGCGCGCGAGACGGGCGAGGAGCTCTACGTGTACCACCTCCGGGAACTGGTCGGCGAATCGATCGACGTCCGGGCGGAGGTCGAGACGGTGCTCGACGAGGTGGCGCCGGGCGTGGCCGTGGAGGTGGCCGTGGAGACGGCCGAGGACGACGAGGCGGGCCCGTCGACCAAGGCCCGACTGGCCGAGGTAGCCGCCGAACCCGAGCGCGACTGGACGTACGTCGTGATGGGCGACGTCGAATACGGTGCGGTCGAGCGGTTCGTCCTGCCGAGCATGACCGAGGCGGTGCTGGAGACGCGAGCCGTGCCGGTCCTGCTCGTCCCCGTCTGA
- a CDS encoding GNAT family N-acetyltransferase, with product MPTEVREVTTDEGWDEAVPILRQLWSHVDDAFVREWRAEDDYRLFGLYESGGTDAGPEATGGGEALVAAAGVSVQRVLHHERHCWVHDFVVDEPRRGEGFGSELLDRLVEWGRERDCEHLSLACRAGNDDGRAFYESEGLDAWGQVLEREL from the coding sequence ATGCCGACCGAGGTCAGGGAAGTCACGACCGACGAGGGGTGGGACGAGGCGGTCCCGATACTCCGGCAGCTGTGGAGCCACGTCGACGACGCGTTCGTCCGCGAGTGGCGCGCGGAGGACGACTACCGGCTGTTCGGTCTGTACGAGAGCGGCGGTACCGACGCCGGGCCGGAGGCGACGGGTGGCGGCGAGGCGCTCGTCGCGGCCGCGGGCGTCTCGGTCCAGCGGGTGCTCCACCACGAGCGCCACTGCTGGGTCCACGACTTCGTCGTCGACGAACCGCGGCGCGGCGAGGGGTTCGGGAGCGAGTTGCTCGACCGGCTGGTCGAGTGGGGCCGAGAGCGCGACTGCGAGCACCTGTCGCTGGCGTGCCGGGCGGGCAACGACGACGGGCGGGCGTTCTACGAGTCCGAGGGGCTGGACGCGTGGGGACAGGTGCTGGAGCGGGAGCTCTGA
- a CDS encoding DUF63 family protein, which translates to MQILPSGLVIPPLPYAITLVVLTAASVAGLYLLDPPVTSRQVLALAPWMIAGGAFHAFEQAGLFPAVLRPFFAAPAVYVTTFLLGAAVWLPSVIRAQMLDDTGRIARNLGFFGTALVLALTAVAYVFAAGRVDSTTALVWLPIGFLGAGVLTAPVYYLLALKWTAAVDRAGVAGPLVVFAHALDGFSTAVGVDVIGTGERTPIPRRVMDFAETLPTYPYIGKGWLFAVVKLVVAAGIVVLLADLVEDDPTQGNLLFAFVAAVGMGPAANNLFLFLIGPAL; encoded by the coding sequence ATGCAGATCCTCCCGAGCGGGCTGGTGATCCCGCCGCTGCCGTACGCGATCACGCTGGTCGTGCTGACGGCGGCGTCGGTGGCCGGCCTCTACCTGCTGGACCCGCCGGTCACGTCCCGGCAGGTGCTCGCGCTCGCGCCGTGGATGATCGCCGGCGGCGCGTTCCACGCCTTCGAGCAGGCCGGGCTCTTCCCCGCGGTCCTCAGACCCTTCTTCGCCGCGCCGGCGGTGTACGTGACGACGTTCCTCCTCGGCGCCGCCGTCTGGCTCCCCTCGGTCATCCGCGCCCAGATGCTCGACGACACGGGTCGGATCGCCCGGAACCTCGGGTTCTTCGGAACGGCGCTCGTCCTCGCGCTGACGGCCGTCGCGTACGTCTTCGCCGCCGGCCGCGTCGACTCGACGACCGCGCTGGTCTGGCTCCCGATCGGCTTTCTCGGCGCCGGCGTGCTCACCGCGCCGGTGTACTACCTGCTCGCACTCAAGTGGACCGCCGCCGTCGACCGCGCCGGCGTCGCCGGCCCGCTGGTCGTGTTCGCCCACGCCCTCGACGGCTTCTCGACGGCCGTCGGCGTCGACGTGATCGGCACCGGCGAGCGTACCCCCATCCCCCGCCGGGTCATGGACTTCGCCGAGACGCTCCCCACCTACCCCTACATCGGCAAGGGCTGGCTGTTCGCCGTCGTCAAGCTCGTCGTCGCCGCCGGCATCGTCGTCCTCCTGGCCGACCTCGTCGAGGACGACCCCACCCAGGGGAACCTCCTCTTCGCCTTCGTCGCCGCCGTCGGCATGGGCCCCGCCGCCAACAACCTCTTCCTGTTCCTGATCGGTCCCGCGCTCTGA
- a CDS encoding NAD-dependent epimerase/dehydratase family protein, with product MSRVLVTGGLGGSGRWIVDRLAEDGHEVMCVDQRFAESERGNVDVRVADLTDRGDVFDLVGAFDPDAVVHWAAIPDPLDHPGGEVFENNIVSTYNVLEAAGRADARVVWASSESALGFPFAAETPAPEYLPIDEEHPLRPEDPYGVSKEAGEALARATVRRHDVPVVSIRPSWIQYPGEYVCLGNEPPAEGVGNFWSYVDVRDIASIVAAALDADIEGHEAVFAVADENYADRETTELFAELFGEVPEPCDLSGDDASISNAKAAEVLDWEPEHSWRDAAAEDVDGPTV from the coding sequence ATGTCACGCGTACTCGTCACCGGCGGGCTCGGTGGCTCCGGCCGATGGATCGTCGACCGACTGGCCGAAGACGGCCACGAAGTCATGTGCGTCGACCAGCGATTCGCCGAGAGCGAGCGCGGGAACGTCGACGTTCGGGTCGCCGACCTGACCGACCGCGGCGACGTGTTCGACCTCGTCGGCGCGTTCGACCCCGACGCGGTCGTCCACTGGGCGGCCATCCCCGACCCGCTCGACCACCCCGGCGGCGAGGTGTTCGAGAACAATATCGTCTCGACGTACAACGTCCTCGAAGCCGCGGGCCGGGCCGACGCCCGCGTCGTCTGGGCCTCCTCCGAGAGCGCGCTCGGGTTCCCCTTCGCCGCCGAGACGCCCGCGCCGGAGTACCTCCCCATCGACGAGGAACACCCCCTCCGACCGGAGGACCCCTACGGCGTCTCGAAGGAGGCCGGCGAGGCGCTCGCCCGGGCCACCGTCCGACGCCACGACGTGCCGGTCGTCTCGATCCGCCCCTCGTGGATCCAGTACCCCGGCGAGTACGTCTGTCTCGGCAACGAACCGCCCGCGGAGGGCGTCGGGAACTTCTGGAGCTACGTCGACGTGCGCGACATCGCGAGCATCGTCGCCGCGGCGCTGGACGCCGATATCGAGGGTCACGAGGCCGTCTTCGCGGTCGCCGACGAGAACTACGCCGACCGCGAGACGACCGAGCTGTTCGCGGAGTTGTTCGGTGAAGTGCCCGAACCGTGTGACCTGTCGGGCGACGACGCCTCTATCTCGAACGCGAAGGCCGCCGAGGTACTGGACTGGGAACCCGAACACTCCTGGCGCGACGCCGCAGCGGAAGACGTGGACGGGCCGACGGTCTGA